Proteins co-encoded in one Nicotiana sylvestris chromosome 7, ASM39365v2, whole genome shotgun sequence genomic window:
- the LOC104215944 gene encoding delta(14)-sterol reductase, producing MDLNYLFNSLSPSWTSAAMLLSFFLYLATVGSVLPGKLVPGVTLSDGTRLHYRCNGLLSLLLFVLLLGVGAQMNLVSPTAIADRGLELLSTTFIFSVLVTLLLYLAGCNSREKSSSLKPHVSGNLIDDWWFGIQLNPNFIGIDLKFFFVRAGMMGWLLINLSVLAKCILEAKLSQSMILYQLFCGLYILDYFFYEEFMTSTWDIIAERLGFMLVFGDLVFIPFTFSIQGWWLLSNKVELTTAAVIANCLVFLIGYLVFRGANKQKHMFKKNPKAPIWGKPPKVIGGKLLASGYWGIARHCNYLGDLLLALSFSLPCGISSAVPYFYPIYLLILLIWRERRDEARCAEKYKDVWTEYRKLVPWRILPYFY from the exons CCGGAAAACTTGTTCCTGGGGTGACTTTATCGGATGGAACTCGCCTCCATTACCGTTGCAATG gTTTGTTATCACTTCTGTTATTTGTTTTGCTTCTTGGAGTTGGGGCGCAGATGAATCTTGTTTCACCTACT GCAATAGCAGACAGAGGGCTTGAGCTTTTGTCCACAACATTTATCTTTAGTGTTCTT GTGACATTGTTGCTTTATTTGGCTGGCTGCAACTCACGTGAGAAGAGTTCGTCACTTAAACCTCATGTCTCAGGAAATCTAATTGATGACTG GTGGTTCGGGATACAACTAAATCCAAATTTCATTGGCATTGATCTCAA ATTTTTCTTTGTTAGAGCTGGTATGATGGGATGGTTACTTATCAATCTTTCAGTTCTTGCAAAATGTATTCTAGAGGCCAAACTGAGCCAATCAATGATTCTCTACCAGCTATTTTGTGGG CTGTACATCCTTGATTACTTCTTCTATGAAGAGTTCATGACCTCCAC ATGGGATATAATAGCAGAGAGGTTGGGCTTCATGCTGGTTTTTGGTGATCTAGTCTTTATACCGTTCACCTTCAGTATTCAG GGTTGGTGGCTTTTGAGTAACAAAGTGGAGCTAACAACAGCAGCAGTAATTGCCAATTGCCTCGTCTTTCTTATTGG GTACTTAGTGTTCAGAGGTGCCAACAAGCAGAAGCATATGTTTAAAAAGAATCCCAAGGCACCCATATGGGGTAAGCCTCCAAAAGTTATTGGGGGGAAGTTGCTCGCTTCTGGCTATTG GGGCATTGCTCGACACTGTAATTACCTTGGAGATTTGTTGCTGGCATTGTCATTTAGTTTGCCTTGTGGGATAAG TTCCGCGGTTCCATACTTTTACCCCATATACCTTCTTATTCTGCTAATATGGAGGGAGAGAAGGGATGAAGCTCGATGTGCAGAGAAGTACAAAGACGTGTGGACAGAATACCGTAAACTTGTTCCTTGGAGGATCTTACCTTATTTTTACTAG